DNA from Ignavibacteriota bacterium:
CCGTGTGGCGCACTCGGGGCACTTCCTCGAAGCAACGTGGTTCTCGGAGATCCGCGCGACGTGCTCCTGCACGGTCTCCCATTGTGTCGGCATGCTGGATGCGGCGGCACTCCGGACGACAAGCGAGCCCCGGGTTCGGCAACCTCCGTATGGAGCGCGAGGCCGCTCGGCGACACGAAGGCGTGCGTTCAGCGATTCGAAATCGAAGGGCTTGGTGATGAAATCATCCGCTCCGGCGTTCATCCCCTCGAGGTAACTCCCCTTCCCGCCCAGAGCAGTGAGGATGATGACATACGGATACACGGGCCTGCGATCTGCCCGGATCATGCGCGTGAACTCAAGCCCGTCGATGAACGGCATCATCCAATCGGTGATGACGACATCCGGGTGTTCCGCGCGGTAGAGTTCCCATCCTTCCCGGCCGTCGTTGGCCGCGATGACATGAAACTTCATCGACTGCAACTTGGTCATCAGGACAAGTTTCGAGACCGCATCGTCTTCAGCTATGAGTATCTTCATCCGGCAGGATCCCTTGCGCCTTCTCTGCGAGTTCTTCCCTGTCTATATCAAGACCCGTGCCCCTTTTCCGCACCGTGAATTCTCTCGAAATTGCGCAGCTGAGGGAAGCGCTTCCGGAGGGGGTGAACAATAGTGGCCATGAGCCCCAAAAAACAACGATGCCATCGGCAACAATCGACGTTCCTAGGTTACA
Protein-coding regions in this window:
- a CDS encoding response regulator — protein: MKILIAEDDAVSKLVLMTKLQSMKFHVIAANDGREGWELYRAEHPDVVITDWMMPFIDGLEFTRMIRADRRPVYPYVIILTALGGKGSYLEGMNAGADDFITKPFDFESLNARLRVAERPRAPYGGCRTRGSLVVRSAAASSMPTQWETVQEHVARISENHVASRKCPECATRNG